The following proteins are co-located in the Spirosoma montaniterrae genome:
- the xylA gene encoding xylose isomerase yields the protein MSQTSLTLGDKAYFPFVEKPIQYEGRESDNPLAFKFYDASRPILGTPMRDLFRFAVAYWHTFCGTGNDPFGPGVKHFPWDVNAQTDPLGAAFSKADAAFEFITKMGMEYYCFHDVDVSPEGKSNSEFESNFRKVVDYLKQKQTASGVKLLWGTANLFSHERYMNGASTNPDFHVLAHGGWQVKNAIDATIELGGRGYTFWGGREGYMSLLNTNMKREQEHLAKFLQISRDYARRQGFTGAFYIEPKPMEPTKHQYDFDAATVVGFLHRNGLQDDFELNVETNHATLANHTFAHELQVAADNNMLGSIDANRGDYQNGWDTDQFPVDVYELTEAMLVILEAGGFRSGGVNFDAKTRRNSTDLEDIFIAHIGGMDTFARAAIATEAILSQSKYKQLRADRYASYDSGAGADFEAGKLTLEDLRQYALDNGEPKQISGKQELYEMIVNQYI from the coding sequence ATGTCTCAGACTTCCCTAACGCTTGGCGATAAAGCGTATTTCCCATTTGTTGAAAAACCCATTCAATACGAAGGTCGCGAATCGGATAATCCATTGGCATTCAAGTTTTACGATGCCAGCCGCCCGATTCTTGGCACACCCATGCGCGATCTGTTCCGGTTTGCCGTAGCCTACTGGCACACGTTCTGCGGCACTGGCAACGATCCCTTCGGACCAGGCGTAAAGCATTTCCCGTGGGACGTGAACGCCCAAACCGACCCGCTCGGCGCGGCTTTCAGCAAGGCTGATGCTGCGTTTGAGTTCATTACCAAAATGGGCATGGAATATTATTGCTTCCACGACGTTGACGTGTCTCCCGAAGGAAAATCGAACAGCGAGTTTGAAAGCAACTTCCGAAAAGTGGTCGATTACCTGAAACAAAAACAGACCGCGAGTGGCGTAAAACTATTGTGGGGTACGGCTAACCTGTTCTCACACGAACGGTACATGAACGGAGCCAGCACCAATCCCGATTTTCATGTGCTGGCGCACGGCGGCTGGCAGGTGAAAAACGCCATCGACGCCACTATCGAACTCGGTGGGCGCGGCTACACGTTCTGGGGTGGGCGTGAAGGCTACATGTCGCTGCTGAACACCAACATGAAACGCGAACAGGAACACCTGGCTAAGTTCCTGCAAATCAGCCGCGATTATGCCCGCAGACAGGGCTTCACGGGCGCATTCTACATCGAGCCTAAGCCGATGGAACCTACCAAACATCAGTATGATTTCGACGCGGCTACGGTAGTCGGTTTTCTGCACCGCAACGGCTTACAGGATGATTTTGAACTCAATGTAGAAACCAATCACGCCACGCTGGCAAATCACACCTTCGCTCATGAGTTGCAGGTTGCCGCCGACAATAACATGCTCGGCAGCATCGATGCTAACCGGGGCGATTACCAGAACGGCTGGGATACCGACCAGTTTCCAGTCGACGTATACGAACTGACCGAAGCCATGCTGGTAATTCTGGAAGCGGGCGGTTTCCGGTCGGGTGGGGTTAATTTCGATGCTAAAACGCGCCGAAATTCAACCGATTTAGAGGATATTTTCATCGCCCACATTGGTGGGATGGATACATTTGCGCGGGCTGCCATTGCTACCGAAGCCATTTTGAGCCAGTCGAAATACAAGCAGCTACGGGCCGACCGCTACGCCAGCTACGACAGCGGTGCCGGTGCCGATTTTGAAGCCGGTAAACTTACGCTCGAAGACCTGCGCCAGTATGCTTTAGATAATGGCGAGCCGAAGCAAATCAGCGGTAAGCAGGAGTTGTATGAGATGATTGTGAACCAGTATATCTGA
- a CDS encoding glycosyltransferase has product MESVFSTSKRKLLLEIAWEVCNQVGGIYTVIRSKVPAMVEKWDDNYVAVGPYFPQRATAEFEPITDSDETEIGQTVRKMRQMGFGVEYGYWLVTGRPRVVLFDINSVSVDQLNYIKTQLWLNHQLTTLNVEDLVNQTIVFGEMVRQFITLLAADHARRVDLVAHFHEWMASTGLPDLRRDNIKVATVFTTHATMLGRYLAQNEPGFYGKLPFFDWLKEARHYGIETQATVERLAALQSHVFTTVSDVTARECEVFLGRNPDLVLPNGLNITRFAAVHEFQNLHVRFKQKIHEFVMGHFFQSYSFDLEKTLYFFTSGRFEFSNKGYDLTLEALARLNYRMREANMDMTVVMFMVTKQPYTSINPDVLHSRALLDEIQETTQAIEKQVGERLFQATASDPNGTTLPDLNSFVDEYWRLRLRRTVQSWKTKRLPPFVTHNLVQEDDMTRFIRQANLVNNEYDRVKVVYHPDFIASTNPLFGLDYSQFVRGCHLGVFPSYYEPWGYTPLECVVRGIPTVTSDQSGFGDFIMQIMRDYENRGIYVINRRTQNFNEAADQLTNVLFRFVKMAQRDRIQQRNRVESIAEVFDWTNLRSYYDTAHDLALKRKKP; this is encoded by the coding sequence TTGGAATCCGTATTCTCAACATCGAAGCGAAAATTACTGCTCGAAATAGCCTGGGAAGTTTGTAATCAGGTCGGCGGTATCTACACCGTAATCCGGTCGAAAGTACCGGCAATGGTTGAAAAGTGGGACGATAACTACGTAGCAGTCGGCCCGTATTTTCCGCAGCGGGCAACCGCTGAATTTGAACCGATCACCGACTCCGACGAAACCGAAATTGGGCAAACCGTTCGGAAGATGCGGCAAATGGGTTTCGGCGTCGAGTACGGGTACTGGCTCGTAACGGGTCGTCCGCGCGTAGTGCTGTTCGATATCAATAGTGTAAGCGTCGATCAGCTCAACTACATCAAAACGCAGCTTTGGCTCAATCATCAGCTTACTACGCTCAACGTTGAAGACCTTGTTAATCAGACCATTGTATTTGGTGAGATGGTGCGGCAGTTTATTACGCTGCTGGCTGCCGACCATGCCAGACGAGTCGATCTGGTTGCGCATTTTCACGAATGGATGGCAAGCACCGGCCTGCCCGACCTCCGGCGCGATAACATCAAGGTTGCTACCGTTTTCACAACCCACGCCACTATGCTGGGGCGGTATCTGGCGCAGAACGAACCCGGCTTTTACGGGAAATTACCGTTTTTCGACTGGCTGAAAGAAGCCCGTCATTATGGCATCGAAACGCAGGCCACGGTCGAGCGGCTGGCTGCACTTCAGTCGCACGTGTTCACGACGGTGAGCGATGTTACGGCGCGTGAGTGCGAGGTCTTCTTAGGTCGAAACCCCGATCTGGTATTACCCAACGGACTGAATATTACCCGGTTTGCGGCTGTTCACGAGTTTCAGAACCTGCACGTTCGGTTTAAGCAGAAGATTCATGAGTTTGTGATGGGCCACTTTTTCCAGAGCTATTCGTTCGATCTGGAAAAAACGCTGTACTTCTTTACGTCGGGCCGGTTCGAGTTCTCCAATAAAGGCTACGACCTTACGCTCGAAGCCTTAGCCCGGCTCAATTACCGGATGCGCGAAGCTAACATGGATATGACGGTTGTTATGTTCATGGTCACGAAACAGCCGTACACGTCTATCAATCCCGACGTGCTACACTCGCGGGCCTTGCTCGATGAGATTCAGGAAACTACGCAGGCTATTGAAAAACAGGTGGGTGAGCGGCTTTTTCAGGCAACAGCCTCCGACCCCAACGGTACTACGCTCCCTGACCTCAACAGTTTCGTTGATGAATACTGGCGATTGCGGCTCCGCCGGACGGTGCAGAGCTGGAAAACCAAACGGCTGCCGCCCTTTGTGACGCATAACCTCGTGCAGGAGGACGATATGACGCGGTTCATTCGGCAGGCCAACCTCGTCAACAACGAATACGACCGCGTGAAAGTCGTGTACCACCCCGATTTTATTGCCTCGACCAACCCACTGTTTGGCCTGGATTATAGTCAGTTTGTGCGCGGTTGCCACCTTGGTGTGTTTCCGAGTTACTACGAGCCGTGGGGCTATACTCCGCTGGAATGCGTCGTGCGCGGCATTCCGACCGTTACGAGCGACCAATCAGGTTTTGGCGACTTCATCATGCAGATCATGCGTGACTACGAAAACCGGGGTATCTACGTTATCAATCGCCGGACGCAAAACTTCAACGAAGCTGCCGACCAGTTAACCAACGTCTTGTTTCGATTTGTGAAGATGGCTCAGCGCGACCGAATTCAGCAGCGCAACCGCGTTGAAAGCATCGCCGAAGTTTTCGACTGGACCAACCTGCGGTCTTACTACGACACAGCCCACGATCTGGCGTTGAAACGGAAAAAACCGTAG
- a CDS encoding isoaspartyl peptidase/L-asparaginase family protein has translation MLNRRRFLTLSSLSALSPKLFALTPPTGPPDRPIVVSTWNQPKANAAAEAVLNRSGRALDAVEAGVRVPEADPNDTSVGYGGLPDRDGRVTLDACIMDERGNAGSVTFLENIMHPISVARAVMEKTPHVMLSGEGAQAFALSQGFKKENLLTKESEAKWREWLKTAEYKPKVNIERHDTIGMLAIDAKGDASGACTTSGLAYKMHGRVGDSPIIGAGLFVDNEIGGACATGLGELVLRTCGSFLAVELMRQGKTPQQACEEVIRRIAKGSFAKDGKYLNGAGTIDDVQVGVLAVSKQGEIGAYSLQPGFNYTVSQGGQTRVVEAKSWK, from the coding sequence ATGCTAAACCGTCGCCGTTTTCTCACGCTCAGTTCTTTATCGGCTCTTTCGCCAAAACTCTTCGCCCTTACGCCCCCGACCGGACCACCAGACCGTCCTATCGTTGTTTCGACCTGGAATCAGCCTAAGGCCAATGCTGCCGCCGAAGCGGTGCTGAACCGCAGCGGACGTGCCTTAGACGCCGTGGAAGCGGGTGTGCGCGTACCTGAAGCCGATCCTAACGACACCAGCGTAGGCTACGGTGGCCTGCCTGACCGCGATGGCCGCGTAACGCTCGACGCCTGCATTATGGACGAGCGCGGCAATGCCGGGTCGGTTACGTTTCTGGAAAACATCATGCACCCCATTTCGGTGGCGCGGGCCGTGATGGAAAAAACGCCCCATGTGATGCTGTCGGGCGAAGGCGCACAGGCGTTTGCCCTATCGCAGGGGTTCAAAAAAGAGAATCTGCTCACGAAAGAGTCGGAAGCAAAATGGCGCGAATGGCTCAAAACGGCAGAATATAAACCAAAGGTCAATATTGAGCGGCACGATACCATCGGGATGCTCGCTATCGACGCCAAAGGCGACGCGTCGGGAGCCTGCACCACAAGCGGGCTGGCCTACAAAATGCACGGGCGTGTGGGCGATTCGCCCATTATTGGCGCGGGGCTGTTTGTCGATAACGAAATTGGCGGAGCCTGCGCTACCGGTCTGGGCGAGTTGGTATTACGTACTTGTGGCTCATTTCTGGCCGTTGAGCTGATGCGGCAAGGCAAAACGCCCCAGCAGGCATGTGAAGAAGTTATCCGGCGAATTGCGAAAGGCTCATTTGCTAAAGACGGCAAATACCTGAACGGCGCGGGCACCATCGACGACGTGCAGGTGGGTGTGCTGGCGGTGAGTAAACAGGGCGAAATCGGTGCTTACAGTTTGCAGCCGGGTTTCAACTACACCGTTTCGCAGGGCGGGCAAACGCGCGTCGTCGAAGCAAAATCCTGGAAGTAA
- a CDS encoding T9SS type A sorting domain-containing protein: MKTLTLLSLLLLVRIAEATHLIGGYIQTKPISGLQYEITVTLYMYEIGGQVASGADDNVSICFGDGVTQSVARVARVITDDRQYSSNVYRVVHTYPGPATYRVTTFVPNRTPARNNGGPNQPFGLSTTFLAGMGQTPALSFPWVSLVLKTNQLAIVPLKATDAEGDSLAYRLAWPLVSLANVPCQPGDADGYQYPNAVARRGAFTINSRTGDLVWDAPTQEGRYNVAIMVLEYRRGALISQTIQEISVVVVDQPGTPGTIPPYEPAQTIGLITTTEAWRDNGPLLQAYPSPADGTLQVELLSPVPALVHLTLTDANGRVLQTAEPTRATRAYEKALNTSYLQSGMYILRADVDGQILTRKVLVEH; the protein is encoded by the coding sequence ATGAAAACGCTTACACTTCTCAGCCTGCTTCTGCTTGTTCGCATTGCCGAGGCAACGCACCTGATTGGCGGCTATATTCAGACGAAACCCATCAGTGGCTTGCAGTACGAGATCACTGTCACCCTATATATGTACGAAATAGGCGGGCAGGTGGCATCGGGTGCCGACGATAACGTATCGATTTGCTTCGGCGATGGTGTAACTCAATCCGTTGCTCGGGTGGCCCGAGTCATTACCGATGACCGGCAGTATAGTAGTAACGTCTATCGAGTTGTACACACCTACCCCGGCCCGGCTACATACCGGGTCACGACGTTTGTGCCTAATCGCACCCCAGCGCGGAATAACGGTGGCCCCAATCAACCCTTCGGTCTGTCGACAACGTTTCTGGCCGGTATGGGACAAACGCCAGCCCTATCTTTTCCGTGGGTCAGCCTTGTGTTGAAAACAAACCAATTAGCGATTGTACCCCTGAAAGCTACTGACGCTGAGGGCGATAGTTTGGCGTATCGGCTGGCATGGCCGCTCGTGAGTCTGGCCAATGTTCCGTGTCAGCCGGGCGATGCCGACGGCTATCAGTATCCCAACGCTGTAGCTCGCCGGGGTGCGTTCACAATCAACAGCCGCACAGGTGATCTGGTTTGGGACGCTCCTACACAGGAAGGGCGTTATAATGTCGCTATTATGGTGTTGGAATATCGGCGTGGGGCACTAATCAGCCAGACCATACAGGAAATCAGCGTTGTTGTGGTCGATCAGCCTGGCACGCCCGGAACGATTCCGCCTTACGAACCTGCGCAAACCATCGGATTGATAACGACAACCGAAGCGTGGCGCGATAACGGCCCATTACTACAGGCATACCCATCGCCAGCCGATGGCACGTTACAGGTAGAACTGCTATCCCCTGTACCTGCGCTGGTCCACCTGACTTTGACCGATGCAAACGGGCGGGTACTACAAACGGCAGAGCCGACACGAGCTACACGCGCTTATGAAAAAGCCCTGAATACAAGCTATTTACAATCAGGCATGTATATACTTCGCGCCGATGTAGACGGGCAAATTCTGACGCGGAAAGTTTTGGTTGAGCATTGA
- a CDS encoding pentapeptide repeat-containing protein: MDYLDLLFDRPDQLPTRWADHTFEQCTFRKLNLSGQSLAGANFIDCRFDHCDLTRAGLKNTKLYDIQFLHCNLQHVDFSVCNPFGFHVNFQECPLNYAVFIDRKLKKARFADCSLREAHFIKSDLSGTTFHHCNLEFATFDNNDLTQADFSSSYNLTLNPDSNKLKKARFSLHNLPGLLMKHELVIVH, encoded by the coding sequence ATGGATTACCTCGACCTACTTTTCGACCGGCCCGACCAGCTACCCACCCGTTGGGCCGACCATACGTTTGAGCAGTGTACGTTCCGCAAACTCAATCTGTCGGGCCAATCGCTGGCGGGTGCCAATTTTATTGATTGCCGGTTTGACCACTGCGACCTGACGCGGGCCGGGCTGAAAAACACGAAGTTGTACGACATTCAGTTTCTGCATTGCAACCTCCAGCACGTCGATTTTTCGGTTTGCAATCCGTTTGGCTTTCACGTTAACTTTCAGGAATGCCCGCTCAATTATGCGGTGTTCATCGACCGAAAATTGAAAAAAGCCCGGTTTGCCGATTGCTCCCTGCGCGAAGCACACTTCATAAAATCTGATTTATCCGGCACGACATTCCATCACTGCAACTTAGAATTCGCTACGTTTGACAATAACGACCTGACACAAGCCGATTTTTCGAGTTCATATAACCTGACGCTCAACCCCGACAGCAACAAACTCAAAAAAGCCCGATTTTCGCTGCACAATCTGCCTGGTTTGCTCATGAAGCACGAGCTTGTGATTGTTCATTAA
- a CDS encoding enoyl-CoA hydratase/isomerase family protein, giving the protein MLYTAQQTAQLPPNGFRYLRTSLNNNVLTITLNRPEKKNALHPPMLAELAFALAYAHHTATVWLVVLAAAGDTFCAGMDLRALAEGETEASTVPEPAGPVRLGELMAGLHKPCLARVQGPVYAGGFLLVGGSTYVLAAENATFSLPEVKRGLFPFQVLAVLIDIMPVRQALDLCLRARTLSAAQAQDIGLATHLVPADELDDAVYNLANELKQFSPTALHYGLRAAHTLKSLPSNEQQAYLYEQFQQLQQTPDAKEGMAAFLEKRRPEWGKS; this is encoded by the coding sequence ATGTTATACACTGCTCAACAAACCGCCCAACTGCCACCCAATGGGTTCCGGTATCTGCGAACATCGCTCAATAACAATGTGTTGACAATCACGCTGAACCGGCCTGAAAAAAAGAATGCGTTACACCCGCCTATGCTGGCCGAACTGGCCTTTGCTCTGGCGTATGCTCACCATACGGCCACGGTTTGGCTGGTAGTGCTGGCGGCTGCGGGCGATACGTTCTGTGCTGGCATGGACCTGCGGGCTTTGGCGGAAGGGGAGACCGAAGCATCGACCGTACCCGAACCGGCTGGCCCGGTTCGGCTGGGTGAGTTGATGGCGGGTCTGCACAAACCCTGTCTGGCGCGGGTGCAGGGACCTGTGTATGCGGGCGGTTTTCTGCTGGTCGGTGGGAGTACCTATGTTTTGGCGGCTGAAAACGCTACGTTTAGTTTGCCTGAAGTGAAGCGTGGGCTATTTCCGTTTCAGGTGCTGGCTGTGTTGATCGACATCATGCCCGTTCGTCAGGCTCTCGATCTATGCTTGCGTGCCCGAACGCTCAGTGCCGCTCAAGCGCAGGACATTGGCTTGGCTACGCATTTGGTTCCTGCCGACGAATTAGATGATGCCGTCTACAACTTAGCTAACGAGTTGAAACAGTTTTCACCAACGGCCCTGCACTATGGACTTCGAGCCGCACATACACTAAAAAGCCTGCCATCCAACGAACAGCAGGCGTATTTGTACGAACAATTTCAGCAACTTCAGCAAACCCCCGACGCCAAAGAAGGGATGGCCGCATTTCTGGAGAAACGCAGGCCGGAATGGGGGAAGAGTTAA
- a CDS encoding nuclear transport factor 2 family protein, which produces MKFLCLLLLTAPAFAQNPDEAAVRKTISSLFEGMKRADSTTLKPLFLPNARLQTVLNKAGDVSVKDDPIAGFVASVGKAKAGALDERLGDYMVHIDGDLATAFTPYQFYYNGEQHHCGANAFTLVRVGEVWKIQTIIDTRRKCQ; this is translated from the coding sequence ATGAAATTTCTTTGCCTGCTTCTCCTGACTGCCCCCGCCTTTGCTCAGAATCCTGACGAAGCAGCGGTCCGTAAAACGATTTCGTCGCTGTTTGAGGGAATGAAACGCGCCGATTCAACGACATTGAAGCCGCTGTTTCTGCCCAACGCCCGGCTGCAAACAGTGCTAAACAAAGCGGGCGACGTGTCGGTAAAGGATGATCCTATTGCGGGCTTCGTCGCGTCGGTTGGTAAGGCGAAAGCTGGTGCGCTGGACGAGCGGCTGGGCGACTACATGGTGCATATTGACGGCGACTTAGCCACGGCGTTTACTCCGTATCAGTTCTACTACAACGGGGAACAACACCACTGCGGAGCCAATGCCTTCACGCTGGTACGCGTGGGCGAAGTCTGGAAAATTCAGACCATTATCGACACCCGGCGAAAGTGCCAGTGA